GATACCATCCTTTGTATATTCAACCTTAAGTTTCTTTCCTTTTGTCCCATATAAAAGTAATTCAACATGTTTCTTATCTAAATCTTTTATTGGCGTATTTAAGTCTAATCCATATTCTTTAACTAATGATTGAAGTATGGCATAGGTCCATGAATCTTCTTTAAGTCTTCCATTTCCCCAACTAGCTACAGCCCCATCCATAATGCTTATTTCTGTACTCGGAATTACCAGTTTCTCATCTATCTCAATTAAAGTTCCAAGACCATCGCAATTATCACATTTTCCAAATGGAGCATTAAATGAAAATAATCTAGGTGCTAATTCGCCGATGCTTATTCCGCATTCTGCACAAGCAAAATTTTCACTAAATAAAGTATCATGTCCGCCAATAACACTGGCTATTACTAAGCCTTCTCCAATTTTTAGTGATGCTTCTATAGACTCTGTAAGTCTTCCTTCAATTCCTTCTTTTATAACAATTCTGTCTATAACAGCTTCAATATTATGTTTTTTATTTTTATCTAATTTTACTTCTTCTTCAGTTAAATCATAAATTTGCCCATCAATTCTAGCTCTTGTAAATCCATTTTTCCTTATATTTTCTAATAACTTTTCATGAGTTCCTTTTCTGCCTTTTACTATAGGTGATAATATTTGAAGCTTTGTTTTATCCCCATAGTTCATAATCTTATCAACAATTTGGTCAACAGATTGTTGGGTAATTTCCTTTCCGCATTTTGGGCAATGCGGAGTCCCCACTCTTGCATATAATAATCTTAAATAATCATAAATCTCTGTTATTGTTCCAACTGTAGATCTTGGATTTTTGTTTGTACTTTTCTGATCTATTGATATTGCTGGAGATAACCCTTCTATGTACTCAACATTTGGCTTATCCATTTGTCCTAAAAATTGCCTTGCATAAGAAGATAAAGATTCCATATATCGTCTTTGTCCTTCTGCATACAACGTATCAAAAGCTAAAGATGATTTACCTGATCCTGATAACCCTGTAAACACAACTAATTTATCTCTTGGTATTTCTAAGCTAACATTCTTTAAATTATTAACTTTAGCACCTTTAATTATTATTTTATCCTTCATAACACAACCCCCTTAATTTCTTAAATTTTAAATATATTTATCAAAAATTACTTATATAATTTTCCAAACTCCACAAGGAGTTTGTTCCTTCATTGTTCATTGTTAATTGTTAACTGTTAATTGATTAATGATGTCTCTAAGTTCAGCGGCTCTCTCAAATTGCAGATTCTTTGCAGCTAATAGCATTTCTTCTGTATATTCTTTAATTAACTTATCTTTTTCTTTCTTTGTAAGTTTCTTTTTATCATCTATCCTATACTCTGCTACTTCTTCTGCAATCTTTGTAGCTTCTATAATCTCTCTGACTTCTTTAATTATTGTTGTTGGAACCATTCCATTTTTGATGTTATATTCTTTTTGTATAGCTCTTCTTCTATCTGTTTCCTTTAGCGCTTTATCCATAGATTTTGTTATATTATCTGCATACATTATAACTTTACTTTCTGAATTTCTAGCTGCTCTTCCTATAGTTTGTATCAATGATGTTTCTGACCTTAAAAAGCCTTCTTTATCAGCATCTAGAATTGCAACCAAAGCAACTTCTGGTATATCTAAGCCTTCTCTTAAAAGGTTTATTCCCACTAATACATCATATTCTCCAAGTCTTAAATCCCTTATAATTTTCATTCTCTCTATAGTAAGTATCTCTGAATGCATATAAGTAGCCTTAACTCCAAGTTCTGTTAAGTACTTAGTTAAATCTTCTGCCATACGCTTAGTCAAAGTTGTTATTAATGTTCTAAATCCACATTCTTTAGTTTTATTGATTTCTCCATATAAGTCATCTATTTGTCCTTTTATAGGTCTTATAATGATTTCAGGATCTAATAATCCTGTAGGTCTTATAATTTGTTCCGCAATTACTTCTGAATGATCTATTTCATAAGCTGCTGGAGTTGCACTTACAAAAACCACTTGATTTATTTTCTTTTCAAATTCTTCAAACTGTAATGGTCTGTTATCATATGCACAGGGGAGCCTAAATCCATAATCTATTAAAGTATTTTTTCTAGACCTATCACCTGCATACATTGCTCTAACTTGAGGTAATGTTACATGACTTTCATCAATAAACATCAAAAAATCTTCTGGAAAATAATCTATTAAAGTTTTAGGTGGTGTTCCAGAAGCCCTACCATCCAATATTCTAGAATAATTTTCTATTCCACTACAATATCCCATTTCTTTTATCATTTCAATATCAAAGTTAGTTCTTTGCCTTAATCTTTGAGCTTCTAAAAGTTTATCTTGAGCATTAAGCTCTCTTAATCTTTCTTCTAATTCTCCTTCAATCATCCCAATTGATTTTTCAACAGTTTCTCTTGAAGTTGCAAAGTGAGACGCAGGAGTTATTGCTACATGATTTCTTTCTCCAAGAATAGTTCCTGTTAATACGTCAAATTCCCTTATTCTGTCAATTTCATCTCCAAAGAATTCAATTCTAATTCCCTTATTTGAATATGATGCTGGAATTATATCTAAAGAATCACCTCTCACTCTAAAGGTTCCTCTTGAAAAGTCTATGTCATTTCTTTCATATTGAATATCTATAAGTTCTCTAATAACTTCATTTCTTTCCTTTTCCATTCCAGTACGGAGGCTTATAGTCAATTTTTTATATTCATCTGGATTACCTAACCCATATATACAAGAAACAGATGCAACAATTATTACATCCCTTCTCTCAAAAAGAGCTGAAGTAGCTGAATGTCTTAATTTATCTATTTCATCATTTATGGATGCATCTTTTTCTATAAATGTATCTGTTGAAGGTTTATATGCTTCTGGCTGATAATAATCATAATAGGACACAAAATATTCGACTATATTATCAGGAAAAAATTCCTTAAATTCCGAACATAACTGCGCTGCTAAAGTTTTATTATGAGCTAGAATTATAGTAGGCCTTTGTAATTTCTCTATAATATTTGCCATAGTAAATGTCTTTCCGGAACCTGTTACTCCGAGTAAAGTTTGACATCTATTATTATGCTTTATTGAATTGATTAACTCATTAATAGCTTGTGGTTGATCTCCCGTAGGTTTAAACTTAGAATGTATTTTAAATTCTCCCATTAAACTACCTCCATTTCGAACAGACATTCGCATTATATGTCTATTTTACTTTTCCTTAACTATTAAGTCAATAATTTATGTTATATATTTTTCAATTGCCAATTTTATAAATTCCACAATTATACTTTATTAAAGAAAAAGATGGCTAAGCCATCTTATATAAATTTTCAATTATCAATTATAATTTCTTATCATTATCTTCTTCATCTTGATTAATTTTATTCTCATTAATTCCGTCTTGTTCTGATTTATAGCTTTTTTTCTGTTCTGAATTTTTAAATTTGCTAAAAACACTTTTAAAACTGCTATCATCAACTGGTATAATATCTTCTTTTTTTACCTTTCTAGGTACCAATAATACTCCAAGTCTAGTATTTTTATTATGTCTAAATTCAATATCTCTTATAATCCCTTTTGAATCTTTAATCTTCAAAATTGCATTATACCAGTTCGCTTTTAAAATGGCATAACTCTCTGCTTCTGAATTAATATTTTTATTATTTATCGATAGAATTTTATTTCCAACACCAATACCAAATTTTCTAACTTGTGAATCAGTTGAAATTTCTAAAATTGTTAATCCTTCTTCATCGCTTACAAATTTAGGTTTTCTCTTTTCTTCACTTTTTGTTTGATTATTTAACATAAATTCATGAGCAAATGGTGTGAAAATTACAACTACTATTTCACCCCAAATTCCAAATCTAGTAATTTGAGCTGCAATAATTAAAATAATTCCATAAATTAATATATGCCATCCTGATGATATTGCCTTTTCTCTTTTACTTCTTGTAAAAGTGATTGATGAATATCCTAGAATTGTATAAAATGGTAACATTGAAATTATACTACTTGTTATTAAACTAAGTCCTGAAGATGATTTAATTAATGGCCACCAATCTGGATTTTGTATAGATTCTGTCATATAATTTAGTGATGAATCATTCATAGTTATTCCAATCATTATCGCTACAGGTAATGCCCAATACCTCTTTAATGCATATCCGCCTATAATTTTCCCATCCTTATTTGCGAATACAGGAACTGCACCTCTATCACCATCAATCATTACTAATATACCCTCAATAATATGAAAAACACCAATAAAAATTATTAAATATAGTATGTCAATATTAAATATTATATTATTTGAAAACCCTGGTACAAATTTACTTAATAATTTAATTATAATACTTATAACTCCTAAAATAGCTCCCGAATAGGAAAAACATATTAATCTTGGTTTTATAAACATTAATAATATAGATATAATAAACAAATATTCAATTCCTGAATTTCTATTAAACACTACACCTAAACTCGTAAGAATTAAGCTCCCTATACTTCCGCCCATAATCCCTAAAACAAGTTGAGATAGTGTAAGTTCAATAGATGAATTTACACTACCTCCTAAAATCATTTTTTGCATAGATACTGTCTTTCTATTTTTCAAATGTAACATTATCATTAAAGTAATTAATAGAAATACTAATGGGGGAGCTATTATTGCACCTGCAACATTCCTTAATGTATATATTAATAAACTCATTCTATTTCCCCCTACTGTATCTTTTCCTCTATTTTTTGTATTGCTGTTTTCAATTGTTCATCTGTATTCTTATCATATCCATTTTCATCTATTCCTACTTGTGTTGTAACTTTAACATCTGGAATTATTCCTTTTTTATGGATGTTCTCTCCATTTGGTGTGTAATATTTAGAAATAGTTACTTTAAGACCACCAATCCCATTATCAAATTTAATTGATTGTTGAACTATTCCCTTTCCAAAAGTAGTTTGACCTATAGTTGTTGCTATACCATAATCTCGTAAAGCTCCTGTAACAACTTCTGAAGCACTGGCACTATTTCCATTAACTAATACAACTAAAGGAATGCCTTCGGCTATTCCACCAAGTGATAATGATTCATTTCTATTATCATACTTGTCAATTGTGTAAGTTATTATTTTATCCTTTTGTATAAACTGAGAAGCAACTCCTACGGCTTCTGTTAATAATCCACCCGGGTTTTCTCTCAAATCCAAGATTGTTCCTTTCATGCCTTGATTTTTCAATTCTTCGATGGTTGCTTTAAAATCTTCTGTTGTATTTTCATTCATAAAAGTTTTTATTCGGATGTATCCTACGGATGAATTGAGCATAGCACCTTCTACAGATTTAATTTTTACCTCTTCGCGTACTACCTTAACATCAAATTCATCATTCTCAGCTCTTTTAATAGTTAACTTTATTTCTGAGTCATTAGCTTCTGCAATCATAGATACTGCTTTTTCTAGTTCATCCCCAGATATATCTACATCATTTATCTTTTCTATTATATCATTTTCTACCAATCCAGCTTTCTCGGCAGGTGAACCTTTCATCGTAGATACAATTGTCACTTTATTATCTTTAGGAATTATAGTAACACCTATCCCCATAATACTACCATTACTTTGTTTCATTAAATTATCAAATTCCTTTGCATTCATAAACACAGTATATTGATCATTTAACGAATTAGTCATTCCCTTGATAGCACCTTCCAAAAGAGTATTATCATCAATTTCACCGTCAAACTTTTCAATTAGTTTATCTCTAACTATAAAAAGTGCTGAATATTTACTCTTATCATTAATTTGTTCTGCAGTAGTTTTAACTTGTGATGATGTTTTCACTAAAAAAATACCTTTAGTTGCCATATAATTTCCACCTATGAAAGATACACAACTAATAATTATTATAAAACAAATCAATGGTATTATTAAAATTCTTTTTCTTTTTTGTTTATTATTCCCAAACATATATTTCTTTGATTTCTTCACCTATAAAGACTTCCTTTCACATGTATTATACATATAACCCCAATAATACCTTTATAAACTTAGTCTTAGACACATGAAATAAAATAGCAGACCAAAAATGCGTAAACTAAGTAATCATACTGGTCTGTTATTTTTTTGAATGTGCCTTTGCAGGATTCTTATATAGGCTTCTCTTAAAGATTCCTTGGTGTTAGATTTAATTTTTCTTTATTCTCATCACATTTATCTGATATCTAGTCGTTCTAAAGTTCTCATCCTTCGGATTATAACTAAGAACGTCACGACCCTAGATTAGTTCAACTAGATTTAGTTGGAATATAAAATTCCAACTAAAAAGTTTCACTTTATGTTTATACTAATTTGCAAAAATTATACTACTAAAAATTTTCTTAATGCAATTATACTGGCAACTCCACCAACTACAATTCCACCAAACATAAATTGCCATGATAGTGTTGTTAAAATATAAGCTGATGGCACAAGACTTATGAATACTAGTTGTGAAGCAATCCATTTTACTAATCCATTATATGCAAGGAATAATGCTCCACATGCAAAAGTTGCTCCAATTAATCCTATTACCATACCTTCTATCACAAATGGCCATCTAATAAACCAATCAGTAGCCCCTACAAATTTCATAATCCCAACTTCTCTTCGTCTTGAAAATACAGTTAGTTTTGTTGTATTCATTATTAAAAATATTGAAACGCCCACTAATATTATAAATAGTCCAAATCCAACTACCTTTACACCATTTACAATTCCTATAATTTTATCAACTAGTTCTTGTTGTTCTCCAATAGTTTCGATACCTTCAAAATCTTTTATCGCTTTACTTATGTCAGATGTGTATTCTGGCGACTCTAATTTTACTGTAAATGATGCTGAAAAAGGATTATTTTGTAATGTATATCCTTTTAGTAATCCTTCATTTTCATTTGTAGTTTTTTGAAAGTTCTTATATTCCTCTTCTTTTGATTGATATACTATATCTTTAACCCCATCAATTTCTCTTAATTTTATCTCAATTTCTCTTTGATCAATAAGCTTTATATCATCTTTAAGAAAAATTTTAAGTTCGACTTTATCTTGAACGTTAGTAATTCCTTTGTTTATATTAGTAGCAACCAACATAAATATTCCTAGAACAAAAAAAGTTATAAGAACAGTAATTACTGAAGCAAAACTAATAGTTCTATTTCTTTTTAAACTTGTAAATGCATCTTTAATAAAATGTGTAATAGTATTAATTTTCATCTTCGTACTTACCTCTTTTCTCGTCTCTAACAATTTCTCCTTTTTCGATAGCTATAACTCTTTTTTTCATGTAATCAACAATTTCCTTAGCATGAGTAGCCATTAAAATAGTAGTTCCCGCTTTATTTATATCATCAAGTAATGACATTATTTCTCTAGCTGTATCAGGATCTAAGTTACCAGTAGGTTCATCAGCAATTAAAACAGCTGGATTATTAACTAATGCTCTTGCTAGCGAAACTCTTTGTTGTTCTCCTCCTGATAATTCATTTGGGAACATTTTATATTTATGAGATAAACCAACTAAAGACAATACCATTGGAACTCTTCTTCTAATATCTTTTGGTGATGCTTCTACAACTCTCATTGCAAATGCAACATTTTCATATATATTAAGGTTTGGTATCAATCTAAAGTCTTGGAACACCATTCCTATCTTTCTTCTGTAATAAGGTACTTGCTTTCTAGTAATAATCGTCAAATCTTTATCTGTAACTGTTATCTTACCGTTAGTGGGTTCAATTTCTTTTAAAATCATTTTTATGAATGTAGATTTACCAGATCCACTTGGTCCTACTAGAAATACAAATTCTCCTGATTCTATTTTAACGTTAATGTCTGACAAGGCTTTTACATTATTATCATAAATTTTAGATACTCCTCTAAATTCGATCATACTCAAACACTCCTTCTTTATCTGATGTCTAGTTATTCTAATGTTATCCACCTTCAGATGATAACTAAGAACGTCACTGCATAGATTAATTCAACTAAATCCACGTGAAATGTAAAATTTCACATGAAAAGTTTCACTTTATCCATATATCCCTCAAATTAATTGAAAAACTTACAAAATTAATTATAACATAAGAATACTTTGTAATGTTATACAATTTTATTAAATATAAATGATAAATGGGCCACATTTGATAATATGATTTTCATATACTATTTTTACTCTATGTCATTGAATCCTTCCCCCAAAACTTCATGAACTTCCCCTACTGTTATAAAAGCCTCCGGATCTATCTCTTTTATAAATCTCTTCAATTTTATAAATTCGCTTCTACTTAAAACTGCATATAGTATATTATTTGATTTGCCTGTATAGGCTCCTATTCCATTTAAAAATGTACATCCACGATCTAAACTATATATTATAAACTTACTTATTTCATCATTGTGTTTACTTATAATAAATACACTCTTGCATATATTGAATCCTTCTATAACTCTATCAACTATTATTCCAAGTAATATCACACTTAACATAGAATATAAAGCCACATCTATTCCAAAGACTAATGCACTTGCAAGAGTTATTACAAAATCAACCACTAATAATGACTTTCCTATATCTAAATGAAAGAACTTATTAAGAATTTTAGCCAATATATCAGTTCCTCCAGTTGATGCATTTTCATTAAATACAAATGCCATCCCAATTGCTGAAATTAAAGTTCCAAAAACAGTAGCCATCATTAAATCACTAGTTATTGCTATTGGATTTAAAAACTTTTCTATTACCCACAATATTATAGATAATCCTAAACTAGCATAAATTGTTTTCACCCCAAAGTTTCCATCAATAAACATAAATGCAACTAGAAATAATGCTACATTCAAGACCAATGTTATTATTCCAATTGAGAGATTAGGCATAATTGCATTTATAACTATAGCTGCTCCCGTTACTCCCCCTGCTGCAATATTATTAGGTGCAAAAAAATATTCTACTGATAGTGCAACTAAAATTATCCCTAATGTTATTATTATATATTCCTTAAATTTCGTTGTTTTCATTTTATATTCCCCCTTTTTAATTCTTATTCATATAGAACTTCTTTAAGGAAACTCTACTTACAGACCTTCGCTGAGTACTCACAGAGTAAGCGACCATCATCAAATCACAGATTCGTGATGTCTGCTTAACTGATTCACTCCAAATCATTATTTTAGGAAGGGGCTGTTGCATAATTAATATGAAATAGCAGATCTTTTATACAAATACCTTTAATAAACAGCCGTTTTGCATCAGCCCCTAAGCTCGAGCAACCAAATATAAAATTTGGACATTCACTTTTAGGATTCTCATCTATCTACTTATAGTTTTCCTTGTTTACTTTTGATTATTCAAGAATAGGAACAACGAGTAATCAATCTTCTTTCAATTTCTATTTTCCTATATATGAATAAAAAAATACAGGATATTTTGCTATTTCATAAGCTTTATATCCTGTATTTTTAATATACTATATTTTATTATCTTTAATCTTGAATTATTTCACTTGTTACATAAATTTAAGATTAAATTATTTCTTTAATGAAATAGCCTTTTTGCTATACTCTACTATGGCTTCTGTTGTTAAACCATAAGTCTTCAATAACTCATTAGGTTTACCACTTTCACCAAAAGTATCTTTTATTCCAACTTTTAATACTGGAACTGGACATTCTTCTGTTACAACTTCAGCAACTGCAGAACCTAACCCGCCAATCACACTATGCTCTTCCGCTGTAACTATTACTCCAGTTTCTTTGGCTGCTTTAATTAATAACTCTTTATCAATTGGCTTTATTGTATGTATATTTATTACTCTTGCATTAATTCCTTCTTTAGCTAATTCATCTTTAGCCTCTAAAGCTAATTCAACCATCATTCCTGTTGCTACTATAGTAATATCATTACCTTGTGTTAATGTTACACCTTTTCCAATTTCAAATCTATAGTTTTCTGAATTATTTATAACACTAACTGGTAATCTTCCTAATCTTACATAACAAGGACCATTATATTTTGCTACTGCGAGTATTGCTGCTTCTGTTTCTACAGCATCTGCTGGATTAATTACTATCATGTTTGGAATACTTCTCATCAATGATATATCTTCAATCGATTGATGAGTAGCTCCATCTTCTCCAACTGTTAATCCTGCATGCGTTGCACAAACCTTAACATTTAGCTTTGGGTAACATATTGAATTTCTAATTTGTTCAAAAGCTCTTCCAGCTGCAAACATTGCAAAAGTACTAGCAAACGGAATCTTTCCACAAGTTGAAAGACCTGCTGCAACTCCCATCATATTAGCTTCAGCTATTCCCATATTTATAAATCTTTCAGGAGCTACGGCTTTAAAATCTGCTGTTTTTGTTGATTTAGATAAATCTGCATCAAGAACTACAACATTTTCATTTAAAGTTGAAAGTTTTGCTAAAGCTTTACCATAAGCTTCTCTAGTTGCTATTTTATTTGCCATTAGTTTTTCCCTCCAATTTCTTTTAATGCTTGCTCACATTGCTCTTTACTTGGAGCTGTTCCATGCCATTCTGCTTTATTTTCCATAAATGAAACGCCCTTACCTTTTATTGTGTTACATATAACAGCAGTTGGTTTTCCTTTAAATTCCTTTGCCTTTGCAATTGCATTTATAATTTCATCATAATCATGACCATTAATCTTTAAAACATTCCATCCAAAAGCTTCAAATTTTTTATCTATAGGACCTGGATTCATTACGTTCTCTATGTTTCCATCTATTTGTAATCCATTATTATCTATAAATGCAGTTAAATTATCTAATTTATAGTGAGCTGCTGACATTGATGCTTCCCAAACTTGACCTTCTTCAAGCTCTCCATCGCCCAAGATTGTATATACTCTATAATCCTTCTTATCAAGCTTTCCTGCTATTGCCATTCCTACAGCTGCAGAAATTCCTTGCCCAAGTGAACCTGTAGACATATCAATTCCTGGTAGATCATTCATATTAGGATGACCTTGTAATCTTGATCCAGTTTGTCTTAATGTTTTTAATTCTTCTACTTCAAAGTATCCTTTTCTAGCTAAAGCGCTATATAAGGCTGGTGCTGCATGCCCCTTTGATAAAACAAATCTATCTCTATTAGGATCATTTAATTTAGATGTATCTATATTCATTTCTTTAAAGAATAATACTGCCATAATATCAGTTATTGATAAAGACCCTCCTGGATGACCCGATGCTGATTCTGTAAGCATAGATACTATATCTTTTCTCATTAGCTTTGAAACTTCTTCAAGTTTGTATTCATTATTCATTATAGAACCCCCTATTATTAATTGATTTATTGATTCATCCGATATCTAGCATCCGTAAACTTCCTCTTCTTTAAAGTTCGATATAACGGCTGCACGCTCCTGGACATTGTGCCCCTTGTGGGCACATTGTGACCCTTGTGGTTATAAGTTCTTCTAAGCCTCAGTTAAAAGAGAAAATTATATTTTTATTAAGATAATATATCTGAAGCTAAGAATCATTTTATAGTATGTTTCATTTTTAACATATTTATTCTAACACAGAAGATATTATTTGTATACTACATTTGTTAATGTGATATACTTTTGTCGTTTTATTTCATATATAAAGTGATTAATACTTTAAAAAGGGTAGTATAAATATTATTTTATTTATACTACCCCTTAATTATTATAGATACTTAACTTATGAATTACTCTTATATTCTAAGTGCATACCCCTTATTTTTGGGATATACTATAAATCTAACTTCCACCTTGGGTATCTATACCTTGATTTTTTAATTTAAATTTAAGCTAACTGCTAATGCCTTATCAACCTTTTTCATATCGGCTTCAGTCATATGTCCAATTTTTTCTTTTAACCTTCTTTTATCTAATGTTCTTATTTGTTCTAACAAGACAACAGAATCTCTATTTAATCCATATTCCTCTGAAGAAATCTCAACATGAATAGGTAATTTAGCTTTATTTATTTGAGATGTTATTGCTGCTACAATAACAGTAGGACTATATCTATTCCCAATATCATTTTGTATTATAATAACAGGCCTTATTCCACCCTGCTCAGATCCTATGACTGGACTTAAATCCGCATAGAAAATTTCCCCTCTTTTTACCACAATGTTTGCCATTTTTAAATAATCACACTCCGCAAATCCATGCCTCATACTCATTAACATCGTCTAACATATATTCGAAACCTAATTTGGAATATTCTAGGTTTATTTCAGCCATTTCTTGATAACCCTTTTTCATTAATTTTTCAAAATCAGCTGAAAATCCTTCGTTAATATATTGTATTAACGATTTCTCCATAATTCCACTACTTTTTTTAATTTTATTATTTTTTATATCTCTACTTTTCTTGTTTTTCATATTATTCAGCTTAATTATTGACATATTTTCGCCTCCATAGCAGTAAAAAGTTCTTTATAACTATGATTATATTGCAAATTATGTCAATTTGTCAAAGGATTTGTCTTACTTATTTGTCACTTATTTGTCACTTATAAGATAATTCTTTGTTTTTATCATTTTTCCCATAACTTATGTATGTATTTTAGGTATCTATAACGTTAGTATATCTTTTTTTAATGCTAATGCTGGCTTGATTTCAATTTAATAAACTTATTTTATTTAAAATAAATTATCATTCAAATTTTTTTCTTTTTTGAAATTTTTATAAGTTATTATAACTCTTTCTTTATTATTCTCATCTAGAATTCTCAATAGAACCGGAAGCTTTGTATTTTTATCTACATAAAATTCTGCCCTACTTAAATGTTTATTTTTACTATTATATTTCATATCTACTTGTAAATAAATTCCTTCACCCCATTCAGCCTTAACTTCTTTGATTTCACAACTCTGAGGATTTGATAAAATATTCTCTATAAATGATAATGGATAGATTATATCTA
The DNA window shown above is from Clostridium beijerinckii and carries:
- a CDS encoding ABC transporter permease; amino-acid sequence: MKINTITHFIKDAFTSLKRNRTISFASVITVLITFFVLGIFMLVATNINKGITNVQDKVELKIFLKDDIKLIDQREIEIKLREIDGVKDIVYQSKEEEYKNFQKTTNENEGLLKGYTLQNNPFSASFTVKLESPEYTSDISKAIKDFEGIETIGEQQELVDKIIGIVNGVKVVGFGLFIILVGVSIFLIMNTTKLTVFSRRREVGIMKFVGATDWFIRWPFVIEGMVIGLIGATFACGALFLAYNGLVKWIASQLVFISLVPSAYILTTLSWQFMFGGIVVGGVASIIALRKFLVV
- a CDS encoding signal protein PDZ, with product MSLLIYTLRNVAGAIIAPPLVFLLITLMIMLHLKNRKTVSMQKMILGGSVNSSIELTLSQLVLGIMGGSIGSLILTSLGVVFNRNSGIEYLFIISILLMFIKPRLICFSYSGAILGVISIIIKLLSKFVPGFSNNIIFNIDILYLIIFIGVFHIIEGILVMIDGDRGAVPVFANKDGKIIGGYALKRYWALPVAIMIGITMNDSSLNYMTESIQNPDWWPLIKSSSGLSLITSSIISMLPFYTILGYSSITFTRSKREKAISSGWHILIYGIILIIAAQITRFGIWGEIVVVIFTPFAHEFMLNNQTKSEEKRKPKFVSDEEGLTILEISTDSQVRKFGIGVGNKILSINNKNINSEAESYAILKANWYNAILKIKDSKGIIRDIEFRHNKNTRLGVLLVPRKVKKEDIIPVDDSSFKSVFSKFKNSEQKKSYKSEQDGINENKINQDEEDNDKKL
- a CDS encoding peptidase S41 is translated as MKKSKKYMFGNNKQKRKRILIIPLICFIIIISCVSFIGGNYMATKGIFLVKTSSQVKTTAEQINDKSKYSALFIVRDKLIEKFDGEIDDNTLLEGAIKGMTNSLNDQYTVFMNAKEFDNLMKQSNGSIMGIGVTIIPKDNKVTIVSTMKGSPAEKAGLVENDIIEKINDVDISGDELEKAVSMIAEANDSEIKLTIKRAENDEFDVKVVREEVKIKSVEGAMLNSSVGYIRIKTFMNENTTEDFKATIEELKNQGMKGTILDLRENPGGLLTEAVGVASQFIQKDKIITYTIDKYDNRNESLSLGGIAEGIPLVVLVNGNSASASEVVTGALRDYGIATTIGQTTFGKGIVQQSIKFDNGIGGLKVTISKYYTPNGENIHKKGIIPDVKVTTQVGIDENGYDKNTDEQLKTAIQKIEEKIQ
- the ftsE gene encoding cell division ATP-binding protein FtsE; translation: MIEFRGVSKIYDNNVKALSDINVKIESGEFVFLVGPSGSGKSTFIKMILKEIEPTNGKITVTDKDLTIITRKQVPYYRRKIGMVFQDFRLIPNLNIYENVAFAMRVVEASPKDIRRRVPMVLSLVGLSHKYKMFPNELSGGEQQRVSLARALVNNPAVLIADEPTGNLDPDTAREIMSLLDDINKAGTTILMATHAKEIVDYMKKRVIAIEKGEIVRDEKRGKYEDEN
- a CDS encoding excinuclease ABC subunit B (The UvrABC repair system catalyzes the recognition and processing of DNA lesions. The beta-hairpin of the Uvr-B subunit is inserted between the strands, where it probes for the presence of a lesion), with protein sequence MGEFKIHSKFKPTGDQPQAINELINSIKHNNRCQTLLGVTGSGKTFTMANIIEKLQRPTIILAHNKTLAAQLCSEFKEFFPDNIVEYFVSYYDYYQPEAYKPSTDTFIEKDASINDEIDKLRHSATSALFERRDVIIVASVSCIYGLGNPDEYKKLTISLRTGMEKERNEVIRELIDIQYERNDIDFSRGTFRVRGDSLDIIPASYSNKGIRIEFFGDEIDRIREFDVLTGTILGERNHVAITPASHFATSRETVEKSIGMIEGELEERLRELNAQDKLLEAQRLRQRTNFDIEMIKEMGYCSGIENYSRILDGRASGTPPKTLIDYFPEDFLMFIDESHVTLPQVRAMYAGDRSRKNTLIDYGFRLPCAYDNRPLQFEEFEKKINQVVFVSATPAAYEIDHSEVIAEQIIRPTGLLDPEIIIRPIKGQIDDLYGEINKTKECGFRTLITTLTKRMAEDLTKYLTELGVKATYMHSEILTIERMKIIRDLRLGEYDVLVGINLLREGLDIPEVALVAILDADKEGFLRSETSLIQTIGRAARNSESKVIMYADNITKSMDKALKETDRRRAIQKEYNIKNGMVPTTIIKEVREIIEATKIAEEVAEYRIDDKKKLTKKEKDKLIKEYTEEMLLAAKNLQFERAAELRDIINQLTVNN
- a CDS encoding transketolase, which gives rise to MANKIATREAYGKALAKLSTLNENVVVLDADLSKSTKTADFKAVAPERFINMGIAEANMMGVAAGLSTCGKIPFASTFAMFAAGRAFEQIRNSICYPKLNVKVCATHAGLTVGEDGATHQSIEDISLMRSIPNMIVINPADAVETEAAILAVAKYNGPCYVRLGRLPVSVINNSENYRFEIGKGVTLTQGNDITIVATGMMVELALEAKDELAKEGINARVINIHTIKPIDKELLIKAAKETGVIVTAEEHSVIGGLGSAVAEVVTEECPVPVLKVGIKDTFGESGKPNELLKTYGLTTEAIVEYSKKAISLKK